The following proteins are encoded in a genomic region of Leptolyngbyaceae cyanobacterium:
- a CDS encoding biopolymer transporter ExbD encodes MKINLDSQSDDIRIEIVPLIDVIFCILTFFILAALQFTRQQAINVDLPKASNSNTPIAREMLLVSINPFNQIYVENQLVLPDELEQKLREYRQQRPDGMMVLYASKTAFYNDVVQVLDKMRAVGGDRVSLATLPDTSNQVPDGSAPVTPSTGMPGVTPLPPGVNPPTTGTPGVTPLPPGLNTPGTLSPGLNPYSGSNPLNPYNPYSVPSPGQSTLPGLNPSAPGSAVPTPGGVPEPPTGVGRGGASSTPEGTRSGQ; translated from the coding sequence ATGAAAATTAATTTGGATTCCCAATCTGATGACATCCGGATTGAAATCGTTCCTTTAATCGATGTCATTTTTTGTATTCTGACGTTTTTTATTTTGGCTGCTTTGCAATTTACTCGCCAACAAGCGATTAACGTGGATCTGCCAAAAGCTAGCAACAGTAATACGCCGATCGCGCGGGAGATGCTGCTGGTTAGCATTAATCCTTTTAATCAGATTTACGTAGAAAATCAATTGGTGTTGCCAGATGAGTTAGAACAAAAGTTGCGAGAATATCGCCAACAGCGCCCTGATGGAATGATGGTTTTATATGCTTCCAAGACGGCTTTTTATAACGATGTGGTGCAAGTTTTGGATAAGATGCGGGCAGTTGGTGGCGATCGCGTATCTTTAGCAACTTTACCCGATACGTCTAATCAAGTGCCTGATGGTAGTGCTCCGGTTACTCCCAGTACTGGGATGCCTGGAGTAACGCCCCTTCCTCCCGGCGTAAATCCGCCTACTACCGGAACTCCTGGAGTAACGCCCCTTCCTCCTGGCTTAAATACTCCTGGCACTCTCAGTCCCGGTTTAAACCCTTACTCTGGCAGCAATCCCCTTAATCCTTATAATCCTTACAGCGTGCCCAGCCCTGGCCAATCTACTTTACCTGGACTCAATCCTTCTGCTCCTGGTAGTGCTGTTCCAACGCCGGGTGGCGTTCCCGAACCACCTACGGGAGTTGGCAGAGGCGGAGCTAGTTCTACACCTGAAGGTACTAGATCCGGTCAGTAA
- a CDS encoding phage holin family protein, producing MDFVDLLITWLVTASSLLIITKLPLGVEVDNPGIAYISAAVFGIINAVIGFFVLTVPNFFTFGLYGFFAKVLTLGLFSFFINVIALTIAARVVTGFRLEKGIASAVFAAIALSLVSSLITSFVVTQPATVALIGSW from the coding sequence ATGGATTTTGTGGATTTATTGATTACATGGTTAGTGACGGCTTCTAGTTTGTTAATTATTACCAAACTGCCGTTGGGAGTAGAAGTTGATAATCCAGGAATAGCTTATATTTCAGCAGCGGTTTTCGGGATTATTAATGCTGTAATTGGCTTTTTCGTGTTGACGGTTCCGAATTTCTTTACTTTTGGATTGTATGGATTTTTTGCCAAAGTTCTCACGTTAGGTTTGTTCTCATTTTTTATTAACGTGATTGCTTTGACGATCGCAGCTAGAGTCGTGACGGGCTTCCGTTTAGAGAAAGGAATCGCGAGTGCTGTTTTTGCCGCGATCGCACTTTCTTTAGTCAGCAGTTTAATTACCAGTTTCGTAGTTACTCAGCCAGCGACAGTTGCTTTGATTGGTAGTTGGTAG
- a CDS encoding phage holin family protein, producing the protein MNITQLLIAWLVTAVSLFIISKLPLGVEIDGFNKALVSAAVFGLVNALIGPVIRVLAFPITFITFGLFAIVVNAIIFGLAAWLVHGFRLRWGFWSALLGAISLGLINSLIYALLDKAF; encoded by the coding sequence ATGAATATCACTCAACTTTTAATTGCTTGGCTGGTGACTGCTGTTAGCTTGTTCATTATTTCCAAACTGCCATTAGGGGTAGAAATCGATGGATTTAATAAAGCGCTGGTTTCGGCAGCAGTGTTTGGATTGGTGAATGCGTTGATCGGGCCGGTGATTCGGGTGTTAGCGTTTCCGATTACTTTCATCACTTTTGGCTTGTTCGCGATCGTAGTTAATGCGATTATTTTTGGGTTAGCCGCTTGGTTGGTACACGGATTTCGGTTGCGCTGGGGCTTCTGGAGTGCTTTACTTGGAGCGATCTCACTTGGATTGATCAATTCTTTGATTTATGCTTTGTTAGATAAAGCTTTTTAG